The following proteins are encoded in a genomic region of Pungitius pungitius chromosome 19, fPunPun2.1, whole genome shotgun sequence:
- the eya1 gene encoding eyes absent homolog 1 isoform X3, giving the protein MDDQAQRSMEMQDLASPHSRVSGSSESPNGPNLDNSHINNNSMTPNGTEGDSITMLTTADWLLGSNSQSAAVKTEPMSSSELIPSVADISLDTFSGSAIGSSGFSPRQTHQFSPQIYPSKTYPHILPTPSSQNMAAYGQTQYTTGMQQAAAYASYPQPGQPYGIPAYGPLWAGIKTEGGLTQSQSPSQTGFLSYSSGFTTPQTGQAPYSYQMQGGTFTTTSGLYPGNNSLTNSTGFNSTQQDYASYPAFGQGQYAQYYNSSPYTSPYMTSNNTSPSTPSTTTTTYTLQEPPTGITSQALPENPAVEYSTIHSPSTPIKDSDSDRLRRASDGKSRGRGRRNNNPSPPPDSDLERVFIWDLDETIIVFHSLLTGSYANRYGRDPPSSVSLGLRMEEMIFNLADTHLFFNDLEECDQVHIDDVSSDDNGQDLSTYNFGADGFHAAATSANLCLATGVRGGVDWMRKLAFRYRRVKEIYTTYKNNVGGLLGPAKREAWLQLRAEVEALTDSWLTLALKALTLIHSRSNCVNILVTTTQLIPALAKVLLYGLGIVFPIENIYSATKIGKESCFERVIQRFGRKVVYIVVGDGVEEEQGSKKHNMPFWRISSHSDLMALHHALDLEYL; this is encoded by the exons GTCTATGGAAATGCAGGATCTAGCCAGTCCTCACAGCCGAGTAAGTGGAAGCAGTGAATCTCCTAATGGTCCCAACCTCGACAACTCCCACATCAATAACAATTCCATGACACCCAATGGCACTGAAG GTGATAGCATCACAATGCTTACCACTGCAGACTGGTTGTTAGGTTCTAACTCACAGTCCGCTGCAG TTAAAACCGAGCCAATGAGCAGCAGCGAACTCATCCCCTCAGTAGCAGACATCTCTCTAGACACCTTCTCAGGATCAG CTATTGGAAGCAGTGGCTTCAGCCCAAGACAAACTCACCAGTTCTCCCCACAGATATACCCTTCCAA AACATATCCGCATATTCTTCCTACCCCCTCATCCCAAAATATGGCTGCGTATGGGCAGACGCAGTACACCACAGGAATGCAGCAGGCCGCAGCTTATGCTAGCTACCCCCAGCCCGGCCAGCCCTACGGCATCCCGGCCTATG GTCCATTGTGGGCAGGCATAAAGACGGAGGGGGGTCTGACCCAGTCCCAATCTCCCAGCCAGACCGGCTTCCTCAGCTACAGCTCTGGCTTCACTACGCCGCAGACAGGACAGGCCCCCTACAGCTACCAGATGCAGG GTGGTACTTTCACAACAACGTCGGGTTTGTATCCAGGGAACAACTCCCTGACAAACTCCACCGGCTTCAACAGCACACAACAG GACTACGCCAGTTATCCAGCCTTTGGCCAGGGGCAGTATGCTCAGTATTACAACAGCTCACCCTACACCTCACCCTACATGACGAGTAACAACACCAGCCCCAGCAcgccctccaccaccaccaccacctacaCCCTGCAGGAGCCACCCACTGGCATCACCAGCCAGGCCCTCCCAGAGAACCCCGCAG TAGAGTACAGTACCATCCACAGTCCATCAACCCCCATTAAAGATTCGGATTCGGATCGATTGCGCCGGGCATCGGATGGAAAGTCACGTGGCCGGGGAAGAAGGAACAACAACCCATCCCCGCCGCCCGACTCCGACCTTGAG CGAGTTTTCATCTGGGACCTGGATGAAACAATCATCGTTTTCCATTCCTTGCTTACGGGTTCCTATGCCAACAGATATGGACGG GATCCTCCGTCATCTGTATCATTAGGCCTGAGGATGGAAGAGATGATCTTCAACTTGGCCGACACACACCTATTCTTTAACGACCTGGAG GAATGTGACCAGGTACATATCGACGACGTGTCCTCCGATGACAACGGCCAGGATCTGAG CACGTATAACTTCGGCGCCGACGGTTTCCACGCCGCGGCGACCAGCGCCAATCTGTGCCTGGCCACGGGCGTGCGGGGAGGCGTGGACTGGATGAGAAAACTGGCCTTCCGCTACAGACGCGTAAAAGAAATCTACACCACCTACAAAAACAACGTCGGag GTCTGCTGGGCCCGGCCAAAAGGGAAGCCTGGTTGCAATTGCGAGCAGAAGTTGAAGCCTTGACGGACTCCTGGTTAACACTGGCACTGAAAGCACTAACGTTAATCCACTCAAG GTCAAACTGTGTGAACATCCTGGTGACCACCACGCAGCTCATCCCTGCGCTGGCCAAGGTCCTGCTCTACGGCTTGGGGATTGTCTTTCCCATCGAGAATATTTATAGTGCAACCAAAATAG ggaAGGAGAGCTGCTTTGAGAGAGTGATTCAAAGGTTCGGGAGGAAAGTTGTTTACATTGTTGTTGGAGACGGTGTGGAAGAGGAGCAAGGCTCGAAAAAG
- the eya1 gene encoding eyes absent homolog 1 isoform X2 — MDDQAQRSMEMQDLASPHSRVSGSSESPNGPNLDNSHINNNSMTPNGTEGDSITMLTTADWLLGSNSQSAAVKTEPMSSSELIPSVADISLDTFSGSAIGSSGFSPRQTHQFSPQIYPSNRTYPHILPTPSSQNMAAYGQTQYTTGMQQAAAYASYPQPGQPYGIPAYGPLWAGIKTEGGLTQSQSPSQTGFLSYSSGFTTPQTGQAPYSYQMQGGTFTTTSGLYPGNNSLTNSTGFNSTQQDYASYPAFGQGQYAQYYNSSPYTSPYMTSNNTSPSTPSTTTTTYTLQEPPTGITSQALPENPAEYSTIHSPSTPIKDSDSDRLRRASDGKSRGRGRRNNNPSPPPDSDLERVFIWDLDETIIVFHSLLTGSYANRYGRDPPSSVSLGLRMEEMIFNLADTHLFFNDLEECDQVHIDDVSSDDNGQDLSTYNFGADGFHAAATSANLCLATGVRGGVDWMRKLAFRYRRVKEIYTTYKNNVGGLLGPAKREAWLQLRAEVEALTDSWLTLALKALTLIHSRSNCVNILVTTTQLIPALAKVLLYGLGIVFPIENIYSATKIGKESCFERVIQRFGRKVVYIVVGDGVEEEQGSKKHNMPFWRISSHSDLMALHHALDLEYL; from the exons GTCTATGGAAATGCAGGATCTAGCCAGTCCTCACAGCCGAGTAAGTGGAAGCAGTGAATCTCCTAATGGTCCCAACCTCGACAACTCCCACATCAATAACAATTCCATGACACCCAATGGCACTGAAG GTGATAGCATCACAATGCTTACCACTGCAGACTGGTTGTTAGGTTCTAACTCACAGTCCGCTGCAG TTAAAACCGAGCCAATGAGCAGCAGCGAACTCATCCCCTCAGTAGCAGACATCTCTCTAGACACCTTCTCAGGATCAG CTATTGGAAGCAGTGGCTTCAGCCCAAGACAAACTCACCAGTTCTCCCCACAGATATACCCTTCCAA TAGAACATATCCGCATATTCTTCCTACCCCCTCATCCCAAAATATGGCTGCGTATGGGCAGACGCAGTACACCACAGGAATGCAGCAGGCCGCAGCTTATGCTAGCTACCCCCAGCCCGGCCAGCCCTACGGCATCCCGGCCTATG GTCCATTGTGGGCAGGCATAAAGACGGAGGGGGGTCTGACCCAGTCCCAATCTCCCAGCCAGACCGGCTTCCTCAGCTACAGCTCTGGCTTCACTACGCCGCAGACAGGACAGGCCCCCTACAGCTACCAGATGCAGG GTGGTACTTTCACAACAACGTCGGGTTTGTATCCAGGGAACAACTCCCTGACAAACTCCACCGGCTTCAACAGCACACAACAG GACTACGCCAGTTATCCAGCCTTTGGCCAGGGGCAGTATGCTCAGTATTACAACAGCTCACCCTACACCTCACCCTACATGACGAGTAACAACACCAGCCCCAGCAcgccctccaccaccaccaccacctacaCCCTGCAGGAGCCACCCACTGGCATCACCAGCCAGGCCCTCCCAGAGAACCCCGCAG AGTACAGTACCATCCACAGTCCATCAACCCCCATTAAAGATTCGGATTCGGATCGATTGCGCCGGGCATCGGATGGAAAGTCACGTGGCCGGGGAAGAAGGAACAACAACCCATCCCCGCCGCCCGACTCCGACCTTGAG CGAGTTTTCATCTGGGACCTGGATGAAACAATCATCGTTTTCCATTCCTTGCTTACGGGTTCCTATGCCAACAGATATGGACGG GATCCTCCGTCATCTGTATCATTAGGCCTGAGGATGGAAGAGATGATCTTCAACTTGGCCGACACACACCTATTCTTTAACGACCTGGAG GAATGTGACCAGGTACATATCGACGACGTGTCCTCCGATGACAACGGCCAGGATCTGAG CACGTATAACTTCGGCGCCGACGGTTTCCACGCCGCGGCGACCAGCGCCAATCTGTGCCTGGCCACGGGCGTGCGGGGAGGCGTGGACTGGATGAGAAAACTGGCCTTCCGCTACAGACGCGTAAAAGAAATCTACACCACCTACAAAAACAACGTCGGag GTCTGCTGGGCCCGGCCAAAAGGGAAGCCTGGTTGCAATTGCGAGCAGAAGTTGAAGCCTTGACGGACTCCTGGTTAACACTGGCACTGAAAGCACTAACGTTAATCCACTCAAG GTCAAACTGTGTGAACATCCTGGTGACCACCACGCAGCTCATCCCTGCGCTGGCCAAGGTCCTGCTCTACGGCTTGGGGATTGTCTTTCCCATCGAGAATATTTATAGTGCAACCAAAATAG ggaAGGAGAGCTGCTTTGAGAGAGTGATTCAAAGGTTCGGGAGGAAAGTTGTTTACATTGTTGTTGGAGACGGTGTGGAAGAGGAGCAAGGCTCGAAAAAG
- the eya1 gene encoding eyes absent homolog 1 isoform X9: protein MDDQAQRSMEMQDLASPHSRVSGSSESPNGPNLDNSHINNNSMTPNGTEGDSITMLTTADWLLGSNSQSAAVKTEPMSSSELIPSVADISLDTFSGSAIGSSGFSPRQTHQFSPQIYPSKTYPHILPTPSSQNMAAYGQTQYTTGMQQAAAYASYPQPGQPYGIPAYGPLWAGIKTEGGLTQSQSPSQTGFLSYSSGFTTPQTGQAPYSYQMQGGTFTTTSGLYPGNNSLTNSTGFNSTQQDYASYPAFGQGQYAQYYNSSPYTSPYMTSNNTSPSTPSTTTTTYTLQEPPTGITSQALPENPAEYSTIHSPSTPIKDSDSDRLRRASDGKSRGRGRRNNNPSPPPDSDLERVFIWDLDETIIVFHSLLTGSYANRYGRDPPSSVSLGLRMEEMIFNLADTHLFFNDLEECDQVHIDDVSSDDNGQDLSTYNFGADGFHAAATSANLCLATGVRGGVDWMRKLAFRYRRVKEIYTTYKNNVGGLLGPAKREAWLQLRAEVEALTDSWLTLALKALTLIHSRSNCVNILVTTTQLIPALAKVLLYGLGIVFPIENIYSATKIGKESCFERVIQRFGRKVVYIVVGDGVEEEQGSKKHNMPFWRISSHSDLMALHHALDLEYL from the exons GTCTATGGAAATGCAGGATCTAGCCAGTCCTCACAGCCGAGTAAGTGGAAGCAGTGAATCTCCTAATGGTCCCAACCTCGACAACTCCCACATCAATAACAATTCCATGACACCCAATGGCACTGAAG GTGATAGCATCACAATGCTTACCACTGCAGACTGGTTGTTAGGTTCTAACTCACAGTCCGCTGCAG TTAAAACCGAGCCAATGAGCAGCAGCGAACTCATCCCCTCAGTAGCAGACATCTCTCTAGACACCTTCTCAGGATCAG CTATTGGAAGCAGTGGCTTCAGCCCAAGACAAACTCACCAGTTCTCCCCACAGATATACCCTTCCAA AACATATCCGCATATTCTTCCTACCCCCTCATCCCAAAATATGGCTGCGTATGGGCAGACGCAGTACACCACAGGAATGCAGCAGGCCGCAGCTTATGCTAGCTACCCCCAGCCCGGCCAGCCCTACGGCATCCCGGCCTATG GTCCATTGTGGGCAGGCATAAAGACGGAGGGGGGTCTGACCCAGTCCCAATCTCCCAGCCAGACCGGCTTCCTCAGCTACAGCTCTGGCTTCACTACGCCGCAGACAGGACAGGCCCCCTACAGCTACCAGATGCAGG GTGGTACTTTCACAACAACGTCGGGTTTGTATCCAGGGAACAACTCCCTGACAAACTCCACCGGCTTCAACAGCACACAACAG GACTACGCCAGTTATCCAGCCTTTGGCCAGGGGCAGTATGCTCAGTATTACAACAGCTCACCCTACACCTCACCCTACATGACGAGTAACAACACCAGCCCCAGCAcgccctccaccaccaccaccacctacaCCCTGCAGGAGCCACCCACTGGCATCACCAGCCAGGCCCTCCCAGAGAACCCCGCAG AGTACAGTACCATCCACAGTCCATCAACCCCCATTAAAGATTCGGATTCGGATCGATTGCGCCGGGCATCGGATGGAAAGTCACGTGGCCGGGGAAGAAGGAACAACAACCCATCCCCGCCGCCCGACTCCGACCTTGAG CGAGTTTTCATCTGGGACCTGGATGAAACAATCATCGTTTTCCATTCCTTGCTTACGGGTTCCTATGCCAACAGATATGGACGG GATCCTCCGTCATCTGTATCATTAGGCCTGAGGATGGAAGAGATGATCTTCAACTTGGCCGACACACACCTATTCTTTAACGACCTGGAG GAATGTGACCAGGTACATATCGACGACGTGTCCTCCGATGACAACGGCCAGGATCTGAG CACGTATAACTTCGGCGCCGACGGTTTCCACGCCGCGGCGACCAGCGCCAATCTGTGCCTGGCCACGGGCGTGCGGGGAGGCGTGGACTGGATGAGAAAACTGGCCTTCCGCTACAGACGCGTAAAAGAAATCTACACCACCTACAAAAACAACGTCGGag GTCTGCTGGGCCCGGCCAAAAGGGAAGCCTGGTTGCAATTGCGAGCAGAAGTTGAAGCCTTGACGGACTCCTGGTTAACACTGGCACTGAAAGCACTAACGTTAATCCACTCAAG GTCAAACTGTGTGAACATCCTGGTGACCACCACGCAGCTCATCCCTGCGCTGGCCAAGGTCCTGCTCTACGGCTTGGGGATTGTCTTTCCCATCGAGAATATTTATAGTGCAACCAAAATAG ggaAGGAGAGCTGCTTTGAGAGAGTGATTCAAAGGTTCGGGAGGAAAGTTGTTTACATTGTTGTTGGAGACGGTGTGGAAGAGGAGCAAGGCTCGAAAAAG
- the eya1 gene encoding eyes absent homolog 1 isoform X4 produces MDDQAQRSMEMQDLASPHSRVSGSSESPNGPNLDNSHINNNSMTPNGTEGDSITMLTTADWLLGSNSQSAAVKTEPMSSSELIPSVADISLDTFSGSAIGSSGFSPRQTHQFSPQIYPSNRTYPHILPTPSSQNMAAYGQTQYTTGMQQAAAYASYPQPGQPYGIPAYGIKTEGGLTQSQSPSQTGFLSYSSGFTTPQTGQAPYSYQMQGGTFTTTSGLYPGNNSLTNSTGFNSTQQDYASYPAFGQGQYAQYYNSSPYTSPYMTSNNTSPSTPSTTTTTYTLQEPPTGITSQALPENPAVEYSTIHSPSTPIKDSDSDRLRRASDGKSRGRGRRNNNPSPPPDSDLERVFIWDLDETIIVFHSLLTGSYANRYGRDPPSSVSLGLRMEEMIFNLADTHLFFNDLEECDQVHIDDVSSDDNGQDLSTYNFGADGFHAAATSANLCLATGVRGGVDWMRKLAFRYRRVKEIYTTYKNNVGGLLGPAKREAWLQLRAEVEALTDSWLTLALKALTLIHSRSNCVNILVTTTQLIPALAKVLLYGLGIVFPIENIYSATKIGKESCFERVIQRFGRKVVYIVVGDGVEEEQGSKKHNMPFWRISSHSDLMALHHALDLEYL; encoded by the exons GTCTATGGAAATGCAGGATCTAGCCAGTCCTCACAGCCGAGTAAGTGGAAGCAGTGAATCTCCTAATGGTCCCAACCTCGACAACTCCCACATCAATAACAATTCCATGACACCCAATGGCACTGAAG GTGATAGCATCACAATGCTTACCACTGCAGACTGGTTGTTAGGTTCTAACTCACAGTCCGCTGCAG TTAAAACCGAGCCAATGAGCAGCAGCGAACTCATCCCCTCAGTAGCAGACATCTCTCTAGACACCTTCTCAGGATCAG CTATTGGAAGCAGTGGCTTCAGCCCAAGACAAACTCACCAGTTCTCCCCACAGATATACCCTTCCAA TAGAACATATCCGCATATTCTTCCTACCCCCTCATCCCAAAATATGGCTGCGTATGGGCAGACGCAGTACACCACAGGAATGCAGCAGGCCGCAGCTTATGCTAGCTACCCCCAGCCCGGCCAGCCCTACGGCATCCCGGCCTATG GCATAAAGACGGAGGGGGGTCTGACCCAGTCCCAATCTCCCAGCCAGACCGGCTTCCTCAGCTACAGCTCTGGCTTCACTACGCCGCAGACAGGACAGGCCCCCTACAGCTACCAGATGCAGG GTGGTACTTTCACAACAACGTCGGGTTTGTATCCAGGGAACAACTCCCTGACAAACTCCACCGGCTTCAACAGCACACAACAG GACTACGCCAGTTATCCAGCCTTTGGCCAGGGGCAGTATGCTCAGTATTACAACAGCTCACCCTACACCTCACCCTACATGACGAGTAACAACACCAGCCCCAGCAcgccctccaccaccaccaccacctacaCCCTGCAGGAGCCACCCACTGGCATCACCAGCCAGGCCCTCCCAGAGAACCCCGCAG TAGAGTACAGTACCATCCACAGTCCATCAACCCCCATTAAAGATTCGGATTCGGATCGATTGCGCCGGGCATCGGATGGAAAGTCACGTGGCCGGGGAAGAAGGAACAACAACCCATCCCCGCCGCCCGACTCCGACCTTGAG CGAGTTTTCATCTGGGACCTGGATGAAACAATCATCGTTTTCCATTCCTTGCTTACGGGTTCCTATGCCAACAGATATGGACGG GATCCTCCGTCATCTGTATCATTAGGCCTGAGGATGGAAGAGATGATCTTCAACTTGGCCGACACACACCTATTCTTTAACGACCTGGAG GAATGTGACCAGGTACATATCGACGACGTGTCCTCCGATGACAACGGCCAGGATCTGAG CACGTATAACTTCGGCGCCGACGGTTTCCACGCCGCGGCGACCAGCGCCAATCTGTGCCTGGCCACGGGCGTGCGGGGAGGCGTGGACTGGATGAGAAAACTGGCCTTCCGCTACAGACGCGTAAAAGAAATCTACACCACCTACAAAAACAACGTCGGag GTCTGCTGGGCCCGGCCAAAAGGGAAGCCTGGTTGCAATTGCGAGCAGAAGTTGAAGCCTTGACGGACTCCTGGTTAACACTGGCACTGAAAGCACTAACGTTAATCCACTCAAG GTCAAACTGTGTGAACATCCTGGTGACCACCACGCAGCTCATCCCTGCGCTGGCCAAGGTCCTGCTCTACGGCTTGGGGATTGTCTTTCCCATCGAGAATATTTATAGTGCAACCAAAATAG ggaAGGAGAGCTGCTTTGAGAGAGTGATTCAAAGGTTCGGGAGGAAAGTTGTTTACATTGTTGTTGGAGACGGTGTGGAAGAGGAGCAAGGCTCGAAAAAG
- the eya1 gene encoding eyes absent homolog 1 isoform X6, translating to MSMEMQDLASPHSRVSGSSESPNGPNLDNSHINNNSMTPNGTEGDSITMLTTADWLLGSNSQSAAVKTEPMSSSELIPSVADISLDTFSGSAIGSSGFSPRQTHQFSPQIYPSNRTYPHILPTPSSQNMAAYGQTQYTTGMQQAAAYASYPQPGQPYGIPAYGPLWAGIKTEGGLTQSQSPSQTGFLSYSSGFTTPQTGQAPYSYQMQGGTFTTTSGLYPGNNSLTNSTGFNSTQQDYASYPAFGQGQYAQYYNSSPYTSPYMTSNNTSPSTPSTTTTTYTLQEPPTGITSQALPENPAVEYSTIHSPSTPIKDSDSDRLRRASDGKSRGRGRRNNNPSPPPDSDLERVFIWDLDETIIVFHSLLTGSYANRYGRDPPSSVSLGLRMEEMIFNLADTHLFFNDLEECDQVHIDDVSSDDNGQDLSTYNFGADGFHAAATSANLCLATGVRGGVDWMRKLAFRYRRVKEIYTTYKNNVGGLLGPAKREAWLQLRAEVEALTDSWLTLALKALTLIHSRSNCVNILVTTTQLIPALAKVLLYGLGIVFPIENIYSATKIGKESCFERVIQRFGRKVVYIVVGDGVEEEQGSKKHNMPFWRISSHSDLMALHHALDLEYL from the exons GTCTATGGAAATGCAGGATCTAGCCAGTCCTCACAGCCGAGTAAGTGGAAGCAGTGAATCTCCTAATGGTCCCAACCTCGACAACTCCCACATCAATAACAATTCCATGACACCCAATGGCACTGAAG GTGATAGCATCACAATGCTTACCACTGCAGACTGGTTGTTAGGTTCTAACTCACAGTCCGCTGCAG TTAAAACCGAGCCAATGAGCAGCAGCGAACTCATCCCCTCAGTAGCAGACATCTCTCTAGACACCTTCTCAGGATCAG CTATTGGAAGCAGTGGCTTCAGCCCAAGACAAACTCACCAGTTCTCCCCACAGATATACCCTTCCAA TAGAACATATCCGCATATTCTTCCTACCCCCTCATCCCAAAATATGGCTGCGTATGGGCAGACGCAGTACACCACAGGAATGCAGCAGGCCGCAGCTTATGCTAGCTACCCCCAGCCCGGCCAGCCCTACGGCATCCCGGCCTATG GTCCATTGTGGGCAGGCATAAAGACGGAGGGGGGTCTGACCCAGTCCCAATCTCCCAGCCAGACCGGCTTCCTCAGCTACAGCTCTGGCTTCACTACGCCGCAGACAGGACAGGCCCCCTACAGCTACCAGATGCAGG GTGGTACTTTCACAACAACGTCGGGTTTGTATCCAGGGAACAACTCCCTGACAAACTCCACCGGCTTCAACAGCACACAACAG GACTACGCCAGTTATCCAGCCTTTGGCCAGGGGCAGTATGCTCAGTATTACAACAGCTCACCCTACACCTCACCCTACATGACGAGTAACAACACCAGCCCCAGCAcgccctccaccaccaccaccacctacaCCCTGCAGGAGCCACCCACTGGCATCACCAGCCAGGCCCTCCCAGAGAACCCCGCAG TAGAGTACAGTACCATCCACAGTCCATCAACCCCCATTAAAGATTCGGATTCGGATCGATTGCGCCGGGCATCGGATGGAAAGTCACGTGGCCGGGGAAGAAGGAACAACAACCCATCCCCGCCGCCCGACTCCGACCTTGAG CGAGTTTTCATCTGGGACCTGGATGAAACAATCATCGTTTTCCATTCCTTGCTTACGGGTTCCTATGCCAACAGATATGGACGG GATCCTCCGTCATCTGTATCATTAGGCCTGAGGATGGAAGAGATGATCTTCAACTTGGCCGACACACACCTATTCTTTAACGACCTGGAG GAATGTGACCAGGTACATATCGACGACGTGTCCTCCGATGACAACGGCCAGGATCTGAG CACGTATAACTTCGGCGCCGACGGTTTCCACGCCGCGGCGACCAGCGCCAATCTGTGCCTGGCCACGGGCGTGCGGGGAGGCGTGGACTGGATGAGAAAACTGGCCTTCCGCTACAGACGCGTAAAAGAAATCTACACCACCTACAAAAACAACGTCGGag GTCTGCTGGGCCCGGCCAAAAGGGAAGCCTGGTTGCAATTGCGAGCAGAAGTTGAAGCCTTGACGGACTCCTGGTTAACACTGGCACTGAAAGCACTAACGTTAATCCACTCAAG GTCAAACTGTGTGAACATCCTGGTGACCACCACGCAGCTCATCCCTGCGCTGGCCAAGGTCCTGCTCTACGGCTTGGGGATTGTCTTTCCCATCGAGAATATTTATAGTGCAACCAAAATAG ggaAGGAGAGCTGCTTTGAGAGAGTGATTCAAAGGTTCGGGAGGAAAGTTGTTTACATTGTTGTTGGAGACGGTGTGGAAGAGGAGCAAGGCTCGAAAAAG
- the eya1 gene encoding eyes absent homolog 1 isoform X5: MDDQAQRSMEMQDLASPHSRVSGSSESPNGPNLDNSHINNNSMTPNGTEGDSITMLTTADWLLGSNSQSAAVKTEPMSSSELIPSVADISLDTFSGSAIGSSGFSPRQTHQFSPQIYPSNRTYPHILPTPSSQNMAAYGQTQYTTGMQQAAAYASYPQPGQPYGIPAYGIKTEGGLTQSQSPSQTGFLSYSSGFTTPQTGQAPYSYQMQGGTFTTTSGLYPGNNSLTNSTGFNSTQQDYASYPAFGQGQYAQYYNSSPYTSPYMTSNNTSPSTPSTTTTTYTLQEPPTGITSQALPENPAEYSTIHSPSTPIKDSDSDRLRRASDGKSRGRGRRNNNPSPPPDSDLERVFIWDLDETIIVFHSLLTGSYANRYGRDPPSSVSLGLRMEEMIFNLADTHLFFNDLEECDQVHIDDVSSDDNGQDLSTYNFGADGFHAAATSANLCLATGVRGGVDWMRKLAFRYRRVKEIYTTYKNNVGGLLGPAKREAWLQLRAEVEALTDSWLTLALKALTLIHSRSNCVNILVTTTQLIPALAKVLLYGLGIVFPIENIYSATKIGKESCFERVIQRFGRKVVYIVVGDGVEEEQGSKKHNMPFWRISSHSDLMALHHALDLEYL, encoded by the exons GTCTATGGAAATGCAGGATCTAGCCAGTCCTCACAGCCGAGTAAGTGGAAGCAGTGAATCTCCTAATGGTCCCAACCTCGACAACTCCCACATCAATAACAATTCCATGACACCCAATGGCACTGAAG GTGATAGCATCACAATGCTTACCACTGCAGACTGGTTGTTAGGTTCTAACTCACAGTCCGCTGCAG TTAAAACCGAGCCAATGAGCAGCAGCGAACTCATCCCCTCAGTAGCAGACATCTCTCTAGACACCTTCTCAGGATCAG CTATTGGAAGCAGTGGCTTCAGCCCAAGACAAACTCACCAGTTCTCCCCACAGATATACCCTTCCAA TAGAACATATCCGCATATTCTTCCTACCCCCTCATCCCAAAATATGGCTGCGTATGGGCAGACGCAGTACACCACAGGAATGCAGCAGGCCGCAGCTTATGCTAGCTACCCCCAGCCCGGCCAGCCCTACGGCATCCCGGCCTATG GCATAAAGACGGAGGGGGGTCTGACCCAGTCCCAATCTCCCAGCCAGACCGGCTTCCTCAGCTACAGCTCTGGCTTCACTACGCCGCAGACAGGACAGGCCCCCTACAGCTACCAGATGCAGG GTGGTACTTTCACAACAACGTCGGGTTTGTATCCAGGGAACAACTCCCTGACAAACTCCACCGGCTTCAACAGCACACAACAG GACTACGCCAGTTATCCAGCCTTTGGCCAGGGGCAGTATGCTCAGTATTACAACAGCTCACCCTACACCTCACCCTACATGACGAGTAACAACACCAGCCCCAGCAcgccctccaccaccaccaccacctacaCCCTGCAGGAGCCACCCACTGGCATCACCAGCCAGGCCCTCCCAGAGAACCCCGCAG AGTACAGTACCATCCACAGTCCATCAACCCCCATTAAAGATTCGGATTCGGATCGATTGCGCCGGGCATCGGATGGAAAGTCACGTGGCCGGGGAAGAAGGAACAACAACCCATCCCCGCCGCCCGACTCCGACCTTGAG CGAGTTTTCATCTGGGACCTGGATGAAACAATCATCGTTTTCCATTCCTTGCTTACGGGTTCCTATGCCAACAGATATGGACGG GATCCTCCGTCATCTGTATCATTAGGCCTGAGGATGGAAGAGATGATCTTCAACTTGGCCGACACACACCTATTCTTTAACGACCTGGAG GAATGTGACCAGGTACATATCGACGACGTGTCCTCCGATGACAACGGCCAGGATCTGAG CACGTATAACTTCGGCGCCGACGGTTTCCACGCCGCGGCGACCAGCGCCAATCTGTGCCTGGCCACGGGCGTGCGGGGAGGCGTGGACTGGATGAGAAAACTGGCCTTCCGCTACAGACGCGTAAAAGAAATCTACACCACCTACAAAAACAACGTCGGag GTCTGCTGGGCCCGGCCAAAAGGGAAGCCTGGTTGCAATTGCGAGCAGAAGTTGAAGCCTTGACGGACTCCTGGTTAACACTGGCACTGAAAGCACTAACGTTAATCCACTCAAG GTCAAACTGTGTGAACATCCTGGTGACCACCACGCAGCTCATCCCTGCGCTGGCCAAGGTCCTGCTCTACGGCTTGGGGATTGTCTTTCCCATCGAGAATATTTATAGTGCAACCAAAATAG ggaAGGAGAGCTGCTTTGAGAGAGTGATTCAAAGGTTCGGGAGGAAAGTTGTTTACATTGTTGTTGGAGACGGTGTGGAAGAGGAGCAAGGCTCGAAAAAG